From a region of the Oncorhynchus keta strain PuntledgeMale-10-30-2019 chromosome 13, Oket_V2, whole genome shotgun sequence genome:
- the LOC118392460 gene encoding RAD51-associated protein 1-like, giving the protein MATFTIRSVKHLSNNIILTIAKEKETDMERPSRKTKLVNYSDFQDLGDDDDFASVKAPPSKKAKESVKEPAQAKSKKSSSKTSSQETGSQPLGHKDRKPLDEKLYDRDLEAALTLSLLKTTKINEKQCSYNPGRCVKNQPQRDGENLDPSLRLSNCSVDINHLGLDQITNDRGSPCAPSRQRKAASKATEQQSSMLKDGDEDYNPKGTPESDADFSDPAESGDDDDEFTVKKPEKKKKNTNVKTAKKEQPKAKPQAASKEEKQPSKPSKTKPHLTGSPSLKTPTLGRSPTAKHASVPKRSPAASPVSRPAVSGSPAGGRIPKWNPPGHVGRRPGSSQSAPVKSPGQGLRLGLSRMMRVKSLHPSVASH; this is encoded by the exons ATGGCTACTTTTACGATACGATCAGTAAAACATTTGAGCAATAATATAATTTTGACCATCGCTAAAGAAAAGGAAACTGATATGGAGCGACCATCGAG GAAGACCAAGCTTGTAAATTATTCAGATTTCCAGGACTTGGGTGATG ATGATGATTTTGCCTCTGTGAAAGCACCACCCAGCAAAAAAGCCAAGGAGAGTGTGAAAGAACCAGCACAGGCGAAAAGCAAGAAATCTTCAAGCAAGACCTCCAGTCAAGAGACTGGCTCACAGCCCTTAGGCCACAAGGATAG GAAACCATTGGATGAGAAGCTGTATGACAGAGATTTGGAAGCAGCTCTTACTTTGTCGTTGCTTAAAACCACCAAGATAAATGAGAAACAATGTTCTTATAATCCAG GAAGATGTGTCAAGAATCAACCACAAAGAGATGGTGAAAATTTGGATCCATCATTACGCCTTTCCAACTGCAGTGTGGACATCAACCATTTGG GCCTTGACCAGATCACGAATGATCGGGGATCCCCTTGCGCCCCCTCCAGACAGAGGAAGGCAGCCTCCAAGGCTACAGAGCAGCAAAGCAGCATGCTGAAGGATGGCGATGAGGACTACAATCCCAAAGGGACACCAG AGAGTGATGCTGATTTCAGTGATCCAGCTGaaagtggtgatgatgatgatgagttcaCAGTAAAGAAACcagagaaaaagaaaaaaaacacaaacgTGAAGACAGCCAAGAAGGAGCAACCAAAAGCTAAACCTCAGGCGGCCTCAAAGGAAGAAAAGCAGCCATCAAAACCATCAAAAACCAAACCACATTTGACAG GGTCTCCCAGTCTAAAAACTCCCACCTTAGGTAGAAGTCCAACTGCCAAGCATGCTTCCGTGCCCAAGAGGTCCCCTGCCGCTTCTCCTGTCTCCAGACCTGCAGTCTCTGGCAGTCCAGCAGGGGGCAGAATACCCAAGTGGAATCCTCCAG GTCACGTTGGACGACGTCCCGGCTCATCACAGAGTGCCCCAGTGAAGTCTCCAGGGCAGGGTCTAAGACTTGGACTGTCTCGCATGATGCGGGTCAAATCCCTACACCCCAGTGTTGCTAGTCACTGA